GAGCGTGGTCGCCGTCCGCGACGGCGAGTGGGTCGAACCGATGGTCGCGTCCAGCGGGACGCCGGTCGAGGACTGTAACCGGGTCCGCGTCGGAACCGAGGTGGCCGGACGGGCCGTTCGGACCGGGGACACGTCGGTCGCGCCGAACCCGAACCCGGACAGCCAGTTCGACGCGCTGCTCACCGTCCCGGTCGGCGACGACGCGGTATTCCAGCTCGCGGCCGACGGGGCGAGCGGGACCGACGAGTTCGACGACGCGGACCGCAGGCTGGCCGAGCTGCTCGGCTCGCACCTCGAGGAGACGCTCGATCGGATCGCCGTCACCGAAACGCTCCGCGCCGAGCGCGACAGGCTCCTCGCGCTGTTCACGAACGTCCCGGACCCCGCGGTCGCCTACGACTACGTCGACGGCGAGCCGGTCGTTCGGCAGGTCAACGACGCGTTCGAGTCGACGTTCGGCTACGACGCCGAGGCGGTGACCGGAGAGTCCATCGACGAGTACATCGTTCCGGCTGATGCCGGGGGTGAGGCCGACGACCTCAACGACCGCCTCCGGCGCGGCGAGAACGTCCGCCGCGAGGTGACGCGGATGACCGCGGACGGGCCGCGCCACTTCATCCTCCATGTCATCCCGATCTACCTCAACGCGGCGAACGCGGCGGGCTTCGCCATCTACACCGACGTCACCGAGCGGCGGGAACGCGAGGAGACGCTCAGACGGCAGAACGAGCGGCTCGACGAGTTCGCCTCGATCGTCTCGCACGACCTCCGGAACCCGCTGTCGGTCGCCGAGGGGTACGTCGACCTCGCGCGGGAGACCGGCGATCTGGACCACCTCGACAGGGCCGCCGACGCCGTCTCGCGGATGGACGAACTCGTCGCCGATCTCCTGTCGCTGGCCAGACAGGGCCGAGCGGTGGGCAAGACGGAGTCGGTCTCGCTGTCCGACGTCGCGCGCGAGGCGTGGGAGAGCGTCGACACCGGCGGCGCGACCCTGACCGTCGAGTCGGACGCGACCCTGGAGGCGAGTCGGACGCGCCTGTGTGAACTGTTCGAGAACGTCTTCCGAAACAGCGTGGAACACGGCCGGGACTCCGCGGACGATCCGCTCTCCGTCCGAGTGGGGGCGACGCTCCGCGACGACGACGCAGTCGACGGGTTCCACGTCGAGGACGACGGGACCGGCCTCCCGGAGGAGGACATCGACCGGGTGTTCGAGAGCGGGTTCACGACCGAGGAGTCCGGCACCGGGCTCGGGCTCGCAATCAGCAAGCAGGTCGCCGAGGCGCACGGCTGGACGGTCGAGGCCCGCGCCGCCGAGGGCGGCGGGGCCCGGTTCGAGTTCCGCGCGTCCTGACCGGTCCCGGTCCGCGTCGGTCCGAAACGACCTTACGCCGCGCGTGAGGCTATCCGATATGGTCGAGAACGTCGTCTACCCCGCCTACTTCGACGCCGAGCTGTCGCGCTCGGAGGGACGTCGCGTCCCGACGGATCTGGCGGTCGAAGCGCCGACCGTCGACGAAATCGCGAAGGCCGTCCAGCAGGTCGGCTACGACGCCGCCGTCGAGCGCGACGCCACCTACCCGCGCGAGTTCGAGCCCCGCGGGTCCGTGGCGGTGAAGGGGACCGAGGACACCGCGAAAAACGACCTCGTTCAGGCGATCGCCGCGTACCTCGGCGTCCTGCGGGAGTAATCGTGCGGCGCGTCGGCACCGTCGTCCGCACCGCCGGGGGGTTGGCGATCGCCCGCGGCGACCCGGGGACCGAGCCGCCGCGGATCGGCGCGAGCGTCGTCGACGAGTCGCTGTCGACGGTCGGGCGCGTCGTCGACGTGTTCGGACCGGTCGGTCACCCCTACGTGGCCGTCACGCCCGGCGACGGCGTCGGGCTCCCGGACCTCGTCGGCGGGAAGCTGTACGCGCGGTAGCTACGAGGCCGGCGAGTCGCCCTCCCCGCCCTTCGCCGAGTCGCCCCCCTCCGCCTCCGTCGCGTCGCCTCTCCCCGCCTCCGTCGACCCGTCCGGTCCGGACTCCGCGGACGCCTCGTCGTCCGTCCCGCCATCCGATTCGGCCGCCGCGTCGCGTTCCGTCACGCTCACGTCCGCGAGCGTCGCGTCCGTCCGCGCGAGCCGCTCCGCCACGAGCAGTTTCTCCCGCCGCTCCAGCCGCTCCCAGTCGAACTCGGCCGGCGGGGACGCCTCCAGCGCCTCGAACCGGTCGATCACGCCCTGATTGACGAACCGCTCGAACGAGTCGCAGTTCGGGCAGGTGCGCGACAGGTGCGACGTGTCGAACGACCGCGTGACGGCGTGATCGAGACAGTTCAGACACCGGTAGGTCGTGCTCCGAGACACGGGAAGAACTCGGTGCCGAACGGGGGAATATCTGTGGTCACCGGCGCGAACCTCGCCGGTCCGAACCGGCGGACGCGCCGCTGGCACGGCGAGTACTGAACGAGCGGAAACCGAAAACCGAAGCGAGTGTCGCCCGGAAGGGGCGCTCAGAACAGCGCGGACGCCGCCGCCTCGGCCGTCTCGATGACGGGGCCGAAGCCGGGGAGGAGCAGCATCGTCGCGACCGCCGCGAAGACGACCGCGGCGTACAGCGCCGTCGGCCGCACGTCGACCGCGTCGAGGGCGCTCGGCGTCTCGGGGTCGTCCAAGAACAGCGCCTTCACGACCCGGCTGTAGTAGTACAGCGACACGACGCTGTTTACCGCGCCGAGCGCGGCCAGCCACAGGAAGCCGTTGTCGATGGCCGCCTGGAACAGGAAGTACTTCGAGAAGAAGCCGGCGAACGGCGGCAGGCCGGCCAGCGAGAACATGAACACGGCCATCGCGACGGAGGCGACCGGCGCGCGCCGCCACAGGCCCGCGTAGTCCGCGAACGTGCGGCCGACGCCCCACCGCTCCGCCATCGCGACGAAGAGGAACGCGCCGGTGTTCATGAACCCGTAGACGAGCAGGTGGGCCATCGCCGCGCCCATGACGGTGCCGTTGGCCGGCCCGTCGAGGGTGAGCGCGGCGACGCCGATGAGCGCGTAGCCGGCGTGACCGATCGAGGAGTACGCCAGCATCCGCTTGACCTCCTCTTGGACCGCGGCCGCGAAGTTCCCGAGCGTCATCGTGACGGCCGCGAGGATCGCGAACGCGAGCATCCAGTTGACGTTCGCCGAGACCGCCATCCCCAGCGGGAACGCCTCGGTGAACACGCGGAACGCGACCACGAACCCGGCGGCCTTCGACGCCGACGAGAGGAACGCGCTGACGGGCGCGGGCGCGCCCTCGTACGCCTCCGGAGCCCAGAAGTGGAACGGGACGGAGGCGGTCTTGAACGCGACGCCGCCGATCATCATCACGACGCCGACGCCGAGGACGCCGGCCAGCCCCTCTATCGAGGCCGACGCGATGTCGGCGAGGATGAGCGACCCGGTCGCGGCGTACACGAGCGAGATGCCGAACAGGAAGATCGCCGACGAGAGCGCACCGACGAGGAAGTACTTCAGCCCCGCCTCGACGCTCCCGCGGTTCTGCTTGAGGTACGCGACGAGCACGTACGACGGCAGCGACACCATCTCTAAGGCGACGAACACGACCGCGAGCGAGTTCGCGACCGCGAGCAGCGCCATCCCCGTCGCCGCGAACAGCGTCAGGGAGTAGAACGCCGCCGGGTTGTCGTGGTCGTGGAAGTAGTCGTGCGCCGCGACGACCACCAACGCCGTCACCGACGCGAAGATGGCGGTGAAGAACAGCCCCATCGTGTCGACCTTGATCGCGTCGGCGAACAGCGTGATAGCACCGCCGGTGTCGACGCTCCCGGTGCCGGACGCGACGAACCAGACGGTCACGGACAGCGAGGCGAGCGCGCCGACCGCGCTCACGACCGCCATCGAGGTGTTCGACCGCGCGTCGGGACTGATCGTGTCGACTAACAGCAGCGCGAGACCGGTTGCCGCAAGCACCAGCGCCGGCAGCAGCGCCGTCACCTGCGGAAGCGTCTCAACCATTGATCGTCACCCCCTCGACCACGGGAACGGCAGCGTCACGGATCATCTCGAAGAAGATGTCGGGCGCGACGCCGAGCACGATGATCGCCACCAGAAGCACCGCGAGCGGGGCGACGTCGTGGAACGCCGCGGGCCCGACCTCGTAGTCGGTTTCGAGCTCGAATGGCCCGAACAGCGTGCTCTGCATCGCCGACAGCAGGTAGCCGGCGACGATGACGATACCGAACATCGCGAGCGCCGTGAACACCGGCGCGTACGGGAGCGCCGGTGCGGACAGCGAGCCGACGAAGATGAAGAACTCGCCCGCGAAGCCGGCCATCAGCGGCAGCCCCATGTAGCCGAACGCCCCGGCGACGAGGATGCCGACGGTGACCGGCATCCGGTCGGCCATGCCGGCCATGTCGCCGACCATCCGGGTGTGCGTCGTGTTGTAGATGACGCCGACAGCCATGAACATCAGCCCCGAGATGAGTCCGTGCGCGACCATCTGGAAGGTCGCGCCGCCGACGCCGTACTCGGTGAACGCGATGAGTCCGAGGATGACGTACCCCATCGACGAGACCGACGAGTACGCGACGATCCGCTTGAGGTCCTTCTGGGCCAGCGCCAGCATCGCGCCGTAGATGACGCTGACGACCGCGATCGCCGCGATGGGCACCGCGAGCATCGACGCCTGCTCAGGCAGCATCGTGAAGTTGAACCGGAGCAGCGCGTACGTCCCCATCTTCAGGAGGACGCCTGCCAGAAGCACCGACGCCGGGGTCGGTGCTTGAACGTGGGCGTCCGGGAGCCACGTGTGGAACGGCACGATCGGGACCTTCACCGCGAACCCGAGGAACATCGCGACGAACGCGAACATCGCGACCGTGTCCGGCGCGACGCCGAACCACGACCCTAGGTCGCCCGCGGCGACCGCCTGCGCGATCTCGGGCAGGGCGAACGACGACACCGAGTCGCCGAGCGCGAACACGA
This genomic stretch from Halorubrum hochsteinianum harbors:
- a CDS encoding ATP-binding protein; the protein is MTSAVGEHALVLVLGDDPERTGDVGNRFGAAWSASDGDREVAVETRAATSGDFDAERTDDADVIVVVDEAALDRVRSADRDGFVVAYVDDPAGETATDPVVDAVAGTPEALAETVSWLLARDRRTVTRSEPTRTPSRVERLNAGMAELAAVRSVDEAYRAAIAVAERVFPEYQSVVAVRDGEWVEPMVASSGTPVEDCNRVRVGTEVAGRAVRTGDTSVAPNPNPDSQFDALLTVPVGDDAVFQLAADGASGTDEFDDADRRLAELLGSHLEETLDRIAVTETLRAERDRLLALFTNVPDPAVAYDYVDGEPVVRQVNDAFESTFGYDAEAVTGESIDEYIVPADAGGEADDLNDRLRRGENVRREVTRMTADGPRHFILHVIPIYLNAANAAGFAIYTDVTERREREETLRRQNERLDEFASIVSHDLRNPLSVAEGYVDLARETGDLDHLDRAADAVSRMDELVADLLSLARQGRAVGKTESVSLSDVAREAWESVDTGGATLTVESDATLEASRTRLCELFENVFRNSVEHGRDSADDPLSVRVGATLRDDDAVDGFHVEDDGTGLPEEDIDRVFESGFTTEESGTGLGLAISKQVAEAHGWTVEARAAEGGGARFEFRAS
- the srp19 gene encoding signal recognition particle subunit SRP19 yields the protein MVENVVYPAYFDAELSRSEGRRVPTDLAVEAPTVDEIAKAVQQVGYDAAVERDATYPREFEPRGSVAVKGTEDTAKNDLVQAIAAYLGVLRE
- a CDS encoding H/ACA ribonucleoprotein complex subunit GAR1; amino-acid sequence: MRRVGTVVRTAGGLAIARGDPGTEPPRIGASVVDESLSTVGRVVDVFGPVGHPYVAVTPGDGVGLPDLVGGKLYAR
- a CDS encoding NADH-quinone oxidoreductase subunit N, which encodes MVETLPQVTALLPALVLAATGLALLLVDTISPDARSNTSMAVVSAVGALASLSVTVWFVASGTGSVDTGGAITLFADAIKVDTMGLFFTAIFASVTALVVVAAHDYFHDHDNPAAFYSLTLFAATGMALLAVANSLAVVFVALEMVSLPSYVLVAYLKQNRGSVEAGLKYFLVGALSSAIFLFGISLVYAATGSLILADIASASIEGLAGVLGVGVVMMIGGVAFKTASVPFHFWAPEAYEGAPAPVSAFLSSASKAAGFVVAFRVFTEAFPLGMAVSANVNWMLAFAILAAVTMTLGNFAAAVQEEVKRMLAYSSIGHAGYALIGVAALTLDGPANGTVMGAAMAHLLVYGFMNTGAFLFVAMAERWGVGRTFADYAGLWRRAPVASVAMAVFMFSLAGLPPFAGFFSKYFLFQAAIDNGFLWLAALGAVNSVVSLYYYSRVVKALFLDDPETPSALDAVDVRPTALYAAVVFAAVATMLLLPGFGPVIETAEAAASALF
- a CDS encoding complex I subunit 4 family protein, encoding MLLEALMAVAFVGALTVFLAPNEWAGRLAFAISLIPFVGSLFLWSGFEAGGNALLGGEVAYATQIEWLEVGGRSVSWFVGLDGISLPLFVLTTFLVPLAILSAWTPVDTRQSQFYGLMLFMEANLLGVFAALDFFLWFVFWEAVLVPMYFLIGIWGGPRRKYAAIKFFVYTNAASLLMFIGFMSLVFALGDSVSSFALPEIAQAVAAGDLGSWFGVAPDTVAMFAFVAMFLGFAVKVPIVPFHTWLPDAHVQAPTPASVLLAGVLLKMGTYALLRFNFTMLPEQASMLAVPIAAIAVVSVIYGAMLALAQKDLKRIVAYSSVSSMGYVILGLIAFTEYGVGGATFQMVAHGLISGLMFMAVGVIYNTTHTRMVGDMAGMADRMPVTVGILVAGAFGYMGLPLMAGFAGEFFIFVGSLSAPALPYAPVFTALAMFGIVIVAGYLLSAMQSTLFGPFELETDYEVGPAAFHDVAPLAVLLVAIIVLGVAPDIFFEMIRDAAVPVVEGVTING